In a single window of the Gossypium hirsutum isolate 1008001.06 chromosome A13, Gossypium_hirsutum_v2.1, whole genome shotgun sequence genome:
- the LOC107912925 gene encoding cationic amino acid transporter 8, vacuolar: MAKEKPISSTTKRSYWRWSKTDFFPETSFQTLSSYKTALSQTCPRLSDRLLARSSSTDELVTLQKVSENPMQKCLTWWDLIWLGFGSVVGSGIFVITGQEAHNNAGPAIVLSYAISGLSALLSVFCYTEFAAEIPVAGGSFSYLRVELGDFVAFIAAGNILLEALVGAAGLGRSWSSYFASMIKNDSDFLRIKVDSLPVGFNLLDPLAVVVLLVANGIAMSGTKRTSWLNWIASLVSGAVIVFVIVFGFIHAKTSNLEPFFPYGVEGVFRAAAVVYWSYTGFDMVANMAEETKKPSRDIPIGLVGSMSGITVVYCLMALALTMMVKYTEIDVNAAYSVVFEQIGMNWAKYLVSICALKGMTTSLLVGSLGQARYTTQIARAHMIPPFFALIHPKTGTPVYATLLVTLISAIVALFSSLDVLSSVLSFSTLFIFMLIAVALLVRRYYVKDVTPKNDLVKFLICLFITIGSSIGVSALWNSNERGWLGYTTAGLLWFFGTLGMAFLSKQRVPKVWGVPLVPWLPSLSIVMNLFLIGSLGLTAILRFIICSAVMIVYYLLVGLHATYDVAHQNELSA; encoded by the coding sequence ATGGCTAAGGAAAAACCAATTTCTTCAACAACTAAAAGAAGCTACTGGAGATGGAGCAAAACGGACTTCTTCCCAGAAACCTCGTTTCAAACCTTGTCATCTTACAAAACAGCACTTTCCCAAACCTGTCCTCGTCTCAGTGACCGTCTCTTAGCACGTTCCTCCTCCACCGACGAGCTTGTAACCCTTCAAAAAGTAAGTGAAAACCCCATGCAAAAATGTCTAACCTGGTGGGACCTCATTTGGCTCGGCTTTGGCTCTGTTGTTGGTTCTGGCATATTTGTCATAACAGGTCAAGAAGCTCACAATAATGCAGGTCCAGCTATTGTTTTGTCCTATGCTATATCTGGGCTTTCAGCATTGCTATCTGTTTTTTGTTACACTGAATTTGCAGCCGAGATTCCTGTAGCTGGTGGTTCGTTTTCGTATCTTCGTGTTGAACTAGGTGATTTCGTTGCATTTATAGCTGCTGGTAATATTCTTTTAGAAGCTTTAGTCGGAGCTGCAGGATTAGGAAGATCATGGTCTTCTTATTTTGCTAGTATGATTAAGAATGATTCAGACTTTTTGAGAATTAAGGTTGATTCTTTGCCTGTAGGATTTAACCTTTTAGATCCACTTGCTGTTGTGGTACTTTTGGTTGCTAATGGGATAGCAATGAGCGGAACTAAGAGGACGTCTTGGTTGAATTGGATTGCTTCTTTGGTTAGTGGTGCGGTGATTGTCTTTGTTATAGTTTTCGGGTTTATTCATGCAAAAACTTCGAATCTGGAACCGTTTTTTCCTTATGGGGTAGAAGGGGTTTTCAGGGCCGCTGCTGTGGTTTATTGGTCTTATACAGGTTTTGATATGGTGGCAAATATGGCTGAGGAGACTAAGAAACCCTCTAGGGATATACCAATTGGGTTGGTTGGTTCCATGTCTGGAATTACGGTGGTTTATTGCTTGATGGCTTTAGCATTGACCATGATGGTGAAGTATACTGAGATTGATGTAAATGCTGCATATTCTGttgtttttgaacaaattggGATGAATTGGGCCAAGTATTTGGTTAGCATATGTGCACTTAAGGGAATGACAACAAGCTTGTTGGTTGGATCTCTTGGGCAAGCTCGATACACAACTCAGATTGCTAGAGCTCATATGATTCCTCCTTTTTTCGCTTTGATTCATCCCAAAACTGGAACTCCTGTATATGCTACCCTGCTGGTGACTCTGATTAGTGCTATTGTTGCATTGTTCTCTAGTTTAGATGTTTTGTCAAGTGTTTTGTCTTTCAGCACACTCTTCATTTTTATGCTAATAGCTGTTGCATTGCTTGTGAGACGATATTATGTGAAAGATGTTACTCCGAAGAATGATTTGGTAAAATTTCTTATATGCTTATTCATTACTATTGGTTCCTCAATTGGAGTTTCAGCACTTTGGAATTCAAATGAGAGAGGATGGCTTGGGTACACTACGGCTGGATTGCTATGGTTCTTCGGGACTTTGGGAATGGCATTTCTTTCCAAGCAGCGTGTTCCAAAGGTCTGGGGAGTTCCACTTGTTCCTTGGTTGCCATCTTTGTCAATTGTGATGAACTTGTTTCTCATAGGATCTTTGGGTCTTACAGCAATTTTGAGGTTTATCATTTGCAGTGCAGTAATGATAGTGTACTACCTGCTTGTAGGTCTTCATGCCACTTATGATGTGGCTCACCAAAATGAATTAAGTGCCTAA
- the LOC107912924 gene encoding ubiquitin carboxyl-terminal hydrolase 27 isoform X2, with the protein MEQETSMRAIIRNWKHGYRALLHMRWAADFGFHISVVGLVGVVGFVLAIIRDGKLGEKRKKHLEKLCLVPGLQNLGNNCFLNVILQALASCSYFQSFLPKILGECESTLVDRQGESLPLTITLSDLLEELGMAGERRVSLSPHKVMSALSLYIQNFDLTSQQDAAEAFLHLLSSLREEFSDIYLPNQSTLADIFASQTSRILTPERKEVQNEQKRWQQHYLGPFDGIIGSILSCRSCSYQISLDFQFFHSLPLFPVLYGASTIMAGCTLEDCLWQFVLAEKLENYYCSHCWHSAAIKFLSCKGANEIEIEKLKRCGAEESCDCRSFCCLENLPWSNNFSNTLKQLCIARCPKILCLHLQRASINEFGELIKLQGHIAFPLILDLSPFMTTEVEITNWEGVHKGQLKLQNQKTMPHLNLINAQYESILNRISKPTGEKVSSEILVANGSQCTTSPGESLPEKSKLYPTDGCSKASNIDMHEQHNDKISLTSKLPPSETKSYRLASVVEHFGRPGGGHYTVYRSMRTKSDEEDSDEYSEPATTKWFCISDSQVCSVSEKDVLAAEASLLFYERIV; encoded by the exons ATGGAACAAGAAACTAGTATGAGGGCAATAATCCGCAATTGGAAACATGGTTATAGAGCTTTGTTGCATATGAGATGGGCTGCTGATTTTGGGTTTCATATATCTGTGGTTGGTTTAGTGGGAGTTGTTGGTTTTGTATTGGCTATAATAAGAGATGGAAAATtgggggaaaagagaaaaaaacattTGGAGAAGTTATGCTTAGTTCCTGGGTTGCAAAATCTTGGCAATAACTGCTTCTTGAATGTAATATTGCAG GCTCTGGCTAGCTGCTCATATTTTCAGTCTTTTCTTCCGAAGATACTAGGCGAATGTGAATCAACACTAGTTGACAGACAGGGTGAAAGCCTGCCACTTACAATTACTTTATCTGATCTCTTAGAAG AATTAGGCATGGCTGGAGAAAGGAGAGTCTCATTAAGCCCACATAAAGTTATGAGTGCATTGTCgctttatattcaaaattttgatttaacaAGCCAGCAG GATGCAGCTGAAGCGTTTCTCCATCTTTTGTCTTCATTAAGAGAAGAATTTTCTGATATATATCTTCCCAATCAAAGTACTCTAGCAGATATTTTTGCTTCGCAAACTAGTAGGATTCTGACTCCAGAGAGGAAGGAGGTTCAGAATGAGCAGAAAAGATGGCAGCAACACTATCTTGGACCTTTTGATGGTATAATTGGTAGCATTTTATCTTGCCGCAGTTGTTCATATCAG ATTTCTTtggattttcaattttttcacagCTTGCCCCTTTTTCCAGTGCTTTATGGTGCTTCCACCATT ATGGCTGGATGTACCTTGGAGGATTGCTTATGGCAGTTTGTCCTTGCTGAAAAACTTGAGAATTACTACTGCAGCCATTGTTGGCACAGTGCTGCAATAAAGTTTTTATCTTGTAAAGGAGCAAATGAG ATTGAGATTGAAAAGTTGAAGAGATGCGGTGCAGAAGAATCCTGTGATTGTCGGAGTTTTTGCTGTCTAGAAAATCTACCCTGGTCAAATAACTTTTCTAATACTCTAAAGCAGCTATGTATTGCTCGTTGTCCAAAG ATTCTATGTCTTCATCTACAACGTGCTTCAATTAATGAGTTCGGGGAACTAATCAAGCTTCAG GGCCATATTGCTTTTCCATTGATTTTAGACCTGTCGCCATTCATGACTACTGAGGTGGAAATAACGAACTGGGAAGGGGTCCATAAAGGGCAACTGAAGCTGCAAAATCAGAAGACAATGCCTCATCTCAACCTTATCAATGCTCAATATGAAAGCATTCTCAATCGCATCAGTAAACCAACAGGAGAAAAGGTCTCTTCAGAAATATTAGTTGCAAATGGATCTCAATGTACTACTTCCCCCGGAGAATCTTTGCCTGAGAAGAGTAAGCTGTACCCAACTGATGGCTGTTCAAAGGCctccaacatagacatgcatgagCAACATAATGATAAG ATAAGCTTGACCAGCAAGTTACCTCCTTCAGAAACTAAATCATACCGACTTGCTTCAGTTGTGGAGCACTTTGGGAGACCTGGAGGTGGGCATTACACTGTTTACAGAAGTATGAGAACTAAATCTGATGAGGAAGATTCTGATGAATACTCCGAGCCCGCTACAACCAAGTGGTTCTGCATTTCAGATTCTCAAGTATGTAGTGTCTCAGAGAAGGATGTTTTAGCTGCAGAAGCAAGCCTACTTTTCTATGAGAGGATCGTATAA
- the LOC107912924 gene encoding ubiquitin carboxyl-terminal hydrolase 27 isoform X1 — MEQETSMRAIIRNWKHGYRALLHMRWAADFGFHISVVGLVGVVGFVLAIIRDGKLGEKRKKHLEKLCLVPGLQNLGNNCFLNVILQALASCSYFQSFLPKILGECESTLVDRQGESLPLTITLSDLLEELGMAGERRVSLSPHKVMSALSLYIQNFDLTSQQDAAEAFLHLLSSLREEFSDIYLPNQSTLADIFASQTSRILTPERKEVQNEQKRWQQHYLGPFDGIIGSILSCRSCSYQISLDFQFFHSLPLFPVLYGASTIMAGCTLEDCLWQFVLAEKLENYYCSHCWHSAAIKFLSCKGANEVMPFLIEIEKLKRCGAEESCDCRSFCCLENLPWSNNFSNTLKQLCIARCPKILCLHLQRASINEFGELIKLQGHIAFPLILDLSPFMTTEVEITNWEGVHKGQLKLQNQKTMPHLNLINAQYESILNRISKPTGEKVSSEILVANGSQCTTSPGESLPEKSKLYPTDGCSKASNIDMHEQHNDKISLTSKLPPSETKSYRLASVVEHFGRPGGGHYTVYRSMRTKSDEEDSDEYSEPATTKWFCISDSQVCSVSEKDVLAAEASLLFYERIV, encoded by the exons ATGGAACAAGAAACTAGTATGAGGGCAATAATCCGCAATTGGAAACATGGTTATAGAGCTTTGTTGCATATGAGATGGGCTGCTGATTTTGGGTTTCATATATCTGTGGTTGGTTTAGTGGGAGTTGTTGGTTTTGTATTGGCTATAATAAGAGATGGAAAATtgggggaaaagagaaaaaaacattTGGAGAAGTTATGCTTAGTTCCTGGGTTGCAAAATCTTGGCAATAACTGCTTCTTGAATGTAATATTGCAG GCTCTGGCTAGCTGCTCATATTTTCAGTCTTTTCTTCCGAAGATACTAGGCGAATGTGAATCAACACTAGTTGACAGACAGGGTGAAAGCCTGCCACTTACAATTACTTTATCTGATCTCTTAGAAG AATTAGGCATGGCTGGAGAAAGGAGAGTCTCATTAAGCCCACATAAAGTTATGAGTGCATTGTCgctttatattcaaaattttgatttaacaAGCCAGCAG GATGCAGCTGAAGCGTTTCTCCATCTTTTGTCTTCATTAAGAGAAGAATTTTCTGATATATATCTTCCCAATCAAAGTACTCTAGCAGATATTTTTGCTTCGCAAACTAGTAGGATTCTGACTCCAGAGAGGAAGGAGGTTCAGAATGAGCAGAAAAGATGGCAGCAACACTATCTTGGACCTTTTGATGGTATAATTGGTAGCATTTTATCTTGCCGCAGTTGTTCATATCAG ATTTCTTtggattttcaattttttcacagCTTGCCCCTTTTTCCAGTGCTTTATGGTGCTTCCACCATT ATGGCTGGATGTACCTTGGAGGATTGCTTATGGCAGTTTGTCCTTGCTGAAAAACTTGAGAATTACTACTGCAGCCATTGTTGGCACAGTGCTGCAATAAAGTTTTTATCTTGTAAAGGAGCAAATGAGGTGATGCCTTTTCTA ATTGAGATTGAAAAGTTGAAGAGATGCGGTGCAGAAGAATCCTGTGATTGTCGGAGTTTTTGCTGTCTAGAAAATCTACCCTGGTCAAATAACTTTTCTAATACTCTAAAGCAGCTATGTATTGCTCGTTGTCCAAAG ATTCTATGTCTTCATCTACAACGTGCTTCAATTAATGAGTTCGGGGAACTAATCAAGCTTCAG GGCCATATTGCTTTTCCATTGATTTTAGACCTGTCGCCATTCATGACTACTGAGGTGGAAATAACGAACTGGGAAGGGGTCCATAAAGGGCAACTGAAGCTGCAAAATCAGAAGACAATGCCTCATCTCAACCTTATCAATGCTCAATATGAAAGCATTCTCAATCGCATCAGTAAACCAACAGGAGAAAAGGTCTCTTCAGAAATATTAGTTGCAAATGGATCTCAATGTACTACTTCCCCCGGAGAATCTTTGCCTGAGAAGAGTAAGCTGTACCCAACTGATGGCTGTTCAAAGGCctccaacatagacatgcatgagCAACATAATGATAAG ATAAGCTTGACCAGCAAGTTACCTCCTTCAGAAACTAAATCATACCGACTTGCTTCAGTTGTGGAGCACTTTGGGAGACCTGGAGGTGGGCATTACACTGTTTACAGAAGTATGAGAACTAAATCTGATGAGGAAGATTCTGATGAATACTCCGAGCCCGCTACAACCAAGTGGTTCTGCATTTCAGATTCTCAAGTATGTAGTGTCTCAGAGAAGGATGTTTTAGCTGCAGAAGCAAGCCTACTTTTCTATGAGAGGATCGTATAA